A window from Planococcus maritimus encodes these proteins:
- the pyc gene encoding pyruvate carboxylase, with product MKEINKILVANRGEIAIRIFRACTELNLRTVAIYSQEDSGSFHRYKADESYLVGKGKKPIDAYLDIEDIIRIAKDSGVDAIHPGYGFLSENVHFARRCEEEGIVFIGPTSRHLDMFGDKVKAREQAIAAGIPVIPGTDGPVESLAEVEAFAEQAGFPLMIKASLGGGGRGMRIVKDASELASAYERAKSEAKAAFGSDEMYVEKFVDKPKHIEVQILGDAEGNVVHLYERDCSIQRRHQKVVEIAPSNSISNELRNEICDAAVKLMKNIDYINAGTVEFLVAGEEFYFIEVNPRIQVEHTITEMVTGIDIVHAQIHIARGHMLHSETIAIPQQQDIPLFGFAIQSRVTTEDPLNDFMPDAGKLMVYRSGGGFGVRLDAGNGFQGAVISPFYDSLLVKVSTWATTFKEAAAKMDRNLQEFRIRGIKTNIPFLENVVKHQNFINGDFDTSFIDSTPELFKFPVRQDRGTKLLSYIGNVTVNGFPGIEQKKKPIHPAPRKPEIDIITEVPAGTKQILDERGPEGLSKWILEQEDVLLTDTTLRDAHQSLLATRMRSHDMFAVAKETARLQSDLFSMEMWGGATFDVSYRFLKEDPWQRLIKLREDIPNVLFQMLFRGANAVGYKNYPDNVIREFARTSAEAGIDVFRIFDSLNWIKGMEVAIDEVRNSGKVAEAAICYTGDILDPSRDKYTVQYYKDMAKELEAAGAHILAIKDMAGLLKPEAAYRLVSELKDTVSLPIHLHTHDTSGNGIYQYSKAIEAGVDIVDTALGTMAGLTSQPSANSLYYAMSGSKRKIKADIESLETMSHYWEDVRKYYSDFESGMNSPHSEIYVHEMPGGQYSNLQQQAKAVGLGMRWEEVKEMYSRVNMLFGDVVKVTPSSKVVGDMALFMVQNELDETTVLTRGENIDFPESVIEFFEGYIGQPHGGFPEQLQKVILKEREPITVRPGELLEPADFDAIRETLFERLQRPVTSHEVLAYALYPKVFEEYSTMYKTFGNVSVLDTLTFLYGMRLSEEIEVEIEKGKTLMIKLVSIGEPQKDGTRIIYFELNGQPREVSVQDMTVETDSAAKPKADPTKENHIAATMPGTVLKVIGEKGLKVKRGDHLLVTEAMKMETTVQAPFDGTIQDIYVTAGDGISTGDLLIEMEAKQ from the coding sequence TCATTCGCATTGCCAAAGACTCAGGAGTGGACGCTATCCATCCAGGGTACGGATTCTTATCCGAAAATGTTCATTTCGCTCGGCGCTGTGAAGAAGAAGGTATCGTATTCATTGGCCCGACATCCAGACATCTCGATATGTTCGGGGATAAAGTTAAGGCCCGTGAGCAAGCAATTGCTGCAGGCATCCCGGTCATTCCAGGAACGGATGGACCGGTCGAATCGCTGGCAGAAGTGGAAGCATTCGCTGAACAAGCCGGATTCCCATTAATGATCAAAGCGTCACTCGGCGGAGGCGGGCGCGGCATGCGCATCGTCAAAGATGCAAGTGAACTTGCCTCAGCGTATGAACGTGCGAAATCGGAAGCGAAAGCTGCTTTCGGATCCGACGAAATGTATGTAGAGAAATTTGTCGATAAGCCAAAGCATATCGAAGTGCAAATTTTGGGCGATGCTGAAGGCAATGTCGTCCACTTGTATGAGCGGGATTGTTCGATCCAGCGGCGCCACCAGAAAGTCGTGGAAATCGCACCGTCCAACTCGATCAGCAATGAGTTGCGCAACGAAATTTGCGACGCTGCCGTAAAATTAATGAAAAACATCGATTACATAAATGCCGGTACTGTCGAATTTCTTGTGGCGGGTGAAGAATTTTACTTTATTGAAGTAAATCCCCGCATCCAAGTGGAGCATACGATTACCGAGATGGTTACAGGCATCGACATCGTTCATGCGCAAATCCATATCGCCCGTGGGCATATGTTGCACAGTGAAACAATTGCCATTCCCCAACAACAAGATATTCCGTTGTTCGGCTTCGCGATTCAGTCGCGCGTAACAACAGAAGATCCGTTAAATGATTTCATGCCGGATGCCGGAAAACTGATGGTCTACCGTTCAGGCGGCGGCTTTGGGGTGCGTTTGGATGCAGGAAACGGCTTCCAAGGAGCAGTTATTTCCCCGTTTTATGACTCATTGCTCGTGAAAGTGTCCACATGGGCAACCACGTTTAAAGAAGCGGCAGCCAAAATGGACCGCAATTTACAGGAATTCCGGATTCGCGGCATCAAAACCAATATTCCGTTTCTTGAAAATGTCGTAAAACATCAAAATTTCATCAACGGTGATTTTGACACCAGCTTTATCGATAGCACGCCGGAATTGTTCAAGTTCCCGGTGCGTCAAGACCGTGGGACGAAATTGCTTAGCTATATTGGCAATGTAACCGTAAACGGCTTCCCAGGCATCGAACAGAAAAAGAAACCGATCCACCCAGCGCCGCGTAAACCGGAAATCGACATCATTACTGAAGTTCCAGCCGGTACGAAGCAAATCCTTGACGAGCGTGGTCCTGAAGGATTGTCGAAATGGATTCTTGAGCAAGAGGATGTATTGCTGACGGATACAACTTTGCGCGATGCCCATCAGTCGCTTCTCGCAACACGGATGCGCTCACACGATATGTTTGCAGTCGCGAAAGAAACAGCTCGTCTCCAAAGCGATTTGTTTTCGATGGAGATGTGGGGCGGGGCAACATTTGACGTGTCCTATCGTTTCTTGAAAGAAGATCCGTGGCAGCGCCTCATCAAATTGCGTGAAGACATTCCAAATGTATTGTTCCAAATGTTATTCCGTGGAGCTAATGCAGTTGGGTATAAAAACTACCCAGACAATGTCATCCGTGAATTTGCTCGGACATCAGCGGAAGCGGGAATCGACGTATTCCGGATTTTCGATAGCCTGAACTGGATCAAAGGAATGGAAGTCGCGATTGATGAAGTCCGAAACTCTGGAAAAGTCGCAGAAGCGGCGATTTGCTATACAGGAGACATTCTTGATCCGAGCCGTGACAAATACACAGTGCAATACTATAAAGACATGGCAAAAGAGCTCGAAGCAGCAGGCGCGCACATTCTAGCGATCAAAGATATGGCGGGACTATTAAAGCCAGAAGCTGCTTACCGTCTCGTTTCTGAATTGAAGGACACGGTTTCTTTGCCGATCCACTTGCATACGCATGACACGAGCGGCAATGGCATCTATCAGTACTCCAAGGCGATTGAAGCTGGCGTCGACATCGTCGATACTGCACTCGGCACGATGGCGGGTCTTACATCACAGCCTAGCGCCAACTCGCTGTATTATGCGATGAGCGGCAGCAAGCGGAAAATCAAAGCGGATATCGAATCTCTAGAGACCATGTCTCATTATTGGGAAGATGTTCGCAAATATTACAGTGATTTCGAGAGCGGCATGAACAGCCCGCATTCTGAAATTTATGTCCATGAAATGCCAGGCGGACAGTACAGCAACCTACAACAACAGGCAAAAGCGGTCGGCCTTGGCATGCGCTGGGAAGAAGTGAAGGAAATGTACTCCCGCGTCAACATGCTGTTTGGCGACGTTGTAAAAGTTACGCCGTCATCGAAAGTCGTAGGAGACATGGCGTTGTTCATGGTCCAGAACGAATTGGATGAAACAACAGTCCTGACGCGCGGAGAGAATATCGACTTCCCTGAGTCGGTCATCGAGTTCTTCGAGGGGTATATCGGGCAACCGCATGGCGGCTTCCCGGAGCAATTGCAGAAAGTGATTTTGAAAGAACGCGAGCCAATTACGGTACGTCCGGGCGAACTGCTCGAACCTGCTGATTTTGACGCGATCCGTGAGACATTGTTCGAACGCCTGCAACGTCCAGTCACAAGCCACGAGGTATTGGCTTATGCTTTGTATCCAAAAGTGTTCGAAGAGTACAGCACGATGTACAAAACCTTTGGGAATGTATCGGTCCTTGATACATTAACTTTCCTTTACGGCATGCGTCTGAGCGAGGAAATCGAAGTAGAGATCGAAAAAGGCAAGACCTTGATGATTAAACTTGTTTCGATTGGCGAACCGCAAAAAGATGGTACACGCATCATCTATTTCGAATTGAACGGCCAACCGCGCGAAGTGAGTGTTCAAGATATGACGGTTGAAACCGATTCGGCAGCAAAACCAAAAGCCGATCCGACGAAAGAAAACCATATTGCAGCGACTATGCCTGGCACGGTCCTAAAAGTAATTGGTGAAAAAGGCTTGAAAGTAAAACGCGGCGACCATCTATTGGTCACAGAAGCGATGAAGATGGAGACCACCGTTCAAGCACCATTCGACGGTACAATCCAAGACATCTATGTAACAGCGGGCGACGGCATTTCAACAGGCGACTTGCTCATTGAAATGGAAGCCAAACAATAA
- the cyoE gene encoding heme o synthase: MSNGRSLPAEPTDAVESSTFTKDFLALIKIGIVNSNLITVFTGLWLAFQFSDKNFLDHMDILVYTIVGSALIIAGSAAMNNYIDTDIDPLMASKRARPTVTGRFKPSAVLALAISFIVIGELFLFSASVSAGLFGIAGILAYVVLYSMWSKRRHVGNTIVGSISGAIPPLIGWAAVEPTLGTGAWALFLIMFIWQPPHFYALAMKRTEEYRAANIPMLPVVKGFHRTKKSMLAWVFLLFPLPFLLMELGIGFIILATALNIGWLVLAIQGFKAADDLKWAKKMFIYSLNYMTILFVSMIIFAVFV; encoded by the coding sequence ATGTCAAACGGCCGGTCTTTGCCTGCAGAACCGACTGACGCTGTAGAATCGAGCACGTTCACTAAAGATTTTCTGGCACTTATTAAGATTGGGATTGTAAACTCCAATTTAATTACTGTCTTTACGGGACTGTGGCTCGCTTTCCAGTTTTCGGATAAGAATTTCCTGGATCATATGGATATTCTCGTCTACACCATCGTCGGTTCGGCATTGATCATTGCGGGGTCTGCGGCGATGAATAATTATATCGACACAGATATTGACCCATTGATGGCTAGCAAAAGAGCCCGCCCGACAGTTACGGGCAGGTTCAAGCCATCCGCTGTCTTGGCACTCGCCATTTCTTTCATCGTTATAGGTGAACTCTTTTTGTTTTCCGCTTCTGTTTCAGCAGGTCTGTTTGGAATCGCCGGCATTCTGGCTTATGTGGTTCTCTATTCGATGTGGTCGAAGAGACGGCATGTCGGCAACACGATCGTCGGCAGCATTTCCGGCGCAATTCCGCCACTTATTGGCTGGGCTGCGGTGGAGCCGACGCTTGGCACGGGCGCATGGGCGCTGTTTCTGATTATGTTTATCTGGCAGCCTCCGCATTTTTATGCGCTTGCCATGAAACGGACGGAAGAGTATCGGGCTGCAAATATTCCGATGCTTCCGGTGGTAAAAGGATTCCACCGGACAAAAAAATCGATGCTTGCATGGGTTTTCCTGCTTTTCCCCTTACCGTTCCTGCTTATGGAACTGGGGATAGGCTTTATCATCTTAGCTACAGCGTTGAATATCGGATGGCTCGTACTTGCAATCCAGGGCTTCAAAGCAGCTGATGATTTGAAATGGGCGAAGAAAATGTTCATCTACTCGTTGAATTATATGACGATTCTATTTGTCTCGATGATCATTTTCGCAGTATTCGTCTAA
- a CDS encoding COX15/CtaA family protein, with the protein MLKVFLKKVGGILKSNIYIKIFGVLASVGMLLILLGGALVTKTDSGMGCGRNWPDCNGNLIPREITPEVLIEFSHRLVTGTVGILIVILAVWAWRKFGHVRETKFLAFMAVFFLVLQALIGAAQVLWGQGDFILALHFGISLLSFAAVLLLTLLIFEVDRKFDADRVQIGRKLKFHTLGVALYSYVVVYTGALVRHTESSLICSDWPLCRNDQFALPGNMYEWVQMGHRFAAALIVIWIGVIALHAYRHYRDQRVIYWGWLIAFAIVLLQATSGMLVVLTKLNLAVALLHSLLISMLFGLLCYMVLLVSRSKFIKSK; encoded by the coding sequence ATGTTAAAAGTTTTTCTAAAAAAAGTAGGTGGCATTTTGAAAAGCAACATTTATATAAAAATATTTGGGGTTCTGGCATCTGTCGGCATGCTCCTCATCCTCCTCGGCGGGGCTTTGGTAACTAAAACCGACAGCGGGATGGGCTGCGGCCGCAACTGGCCTGACTGCAACGGCAACTTGATTCCCCGCGAAATCACTCCTGAGGTGCTGATTGAGTTTTCTCACCGCTTGGTCACAGGTACGGTTGGTATTCTAATCGTGATTTTGGCTGTGTGGGCTTGGCGTAAGTTCGGCCATGTGCGCGAAACGAAGTTCCTCGCCTTTATGGCTGTCTTCTTCCTCGTGCTGCAGGCTTTGATCGGCGCTGCGCAAGTTCTTTGGGGCCAAGGTGATTTCATCTTAGCACTTCACTTTGGGATATCACTCCTGTCGTTTGCTGCGGTATTGCTGTTAACCTTGCTGATCTTTGAAGTCGATCGCAAATTTGATGCAGACCGAGTGCAAATTGGCCGCAAATTGAAATTCCATACACTCGGCGTTGCGCTGTATTCGTATGTGGTTGTCTATACAGGCGCACTTGTCCGGCATACGGAATCGAGCCTGATTTGCTCCGACTGGCCTTTATGCCGCAATGATCAATTCGCACTGCCTGGTAATATGTATGAATGGGTACAAATGGGGCACCGCTTTGCAGCGGCACTTATCGTTATTTGGATCGGTGTGATTGCGCTTCACGCATATCGCCACTACCGCGACCAGCGTGTCATCTATTGGGGCTGGCTGATCGCCTTCGCGATCGTGCTTTTGCAAGCCACGTCGGGAATGCTCGTCGTCTTGACGAAATTAAACTTGGCAGTAGCCTTGCTCCACTCTTTGCTGATCTCGATGCTGTTCGGATTGTTATGCTATATGGTCCTGCTCGTCTCTAGAAGCAAATTCATTAAATCCAAATAA